Sequence from the Aromatoleum petrolei genome:
CCCGTGTCGTGCAGGTGGTGATCCGCATGAGCCTCATCGCCGAACTCCTGCCCCCCTCGAACGTCGTCATCGATCTGGACGCCAGCAGCAAGAAGCGTGTTTTCGAACAAGCCGGTCTCCTGTTCGAGAACCATCAGGGCATTGCCCGCAGCGTCGTCTTCGACAGCCTGTTCTCACGCGAACGCCTCGGCTCGACCGGCCTGGGTCAGGGCATCGCCATTCCCCACGGCCGCATCAAGGGCCTGAAGGAAGCCGCCGGCGCCTTCCTGCGCCTCTCGGCCCCAGTGCAGTTCGACGCTCCCGACGGCCGCCCCGTGACGATGCTGTTCGTGTTGCTCGTGCCCGAGCAGGCCAACGAAACCCACCTGCAGCTGCTGTCCGAGCTTGCGCAGATGTTCAGCGACCGCGACTTCCGCGAACAACTGCAGAACGCGCCCGACGTCGCGACGATCCATACGCTGTTTGCCTCCTGGGGTCCGCATGCGGCAGACCAGCGTCGCGCGGCTGTATGACCTGCACCGCGAACGGCTGGAGCTGACGCACGTCAGCGGCCGGCTGGACCGGGTCATCTCGGTCAACGAAGAGCGTATCTGGCCGGCCGACCTCGTCGGCCACCTGAACCTGATCCATCCGACGCGCATCCAGATCCTCGGCGCGGCCGAGCTCTCGTGGGCGCAGCGGCATTCGCGCGAAAAGGTCGCCCACCACCTCACCGAAATCATCGGTGCACGCCCGCCGGCGATCATCGTCGCCGACGGCTGCAGGATCCCCGACATCCTGAACGGCATCTGCGAGCACGCAGAGGTCGCCCTGATCACGACGCCACAACCGTCGGCGAGCGTGATCGACCAGTTGCGCCTGTACATGTCGCGCGAGCTCGCCGAGAAGGTCTCGCTGCACGGCGTGTTCATGGACGTGCTGGGCGTGGGCGTGTTCATCACCGGCAGCTCCGGCGCCGGCAAGTCCGAGCTGGCCCTGGAACTCATCTCGCGCGGCCACGGGCTGGTCGCCGATGACATCGTCGAATTCTCGCGCATCGCGCCAACGGTGCTCGAGGGGCGGTGCCCGGAGATGCTCAAGGACTTCATCGAGGTGCGCGGCCTGGGCATCCTCAACATTCGCACGATTTTCGGCGAGACCGCCTGCCGGCGAAAGATGCGCCTGCGCCTGATCGTGCACCTCGAGCGCCGCCTGCCGGGCCAGTCCGATCCCTCGCGCCTGCCGGTGCAACGCGAGACACAGGACATCCTCGGTGTACAGGTGATCCGCACGACGCTGCCCGTCGCCGCGGGGCGCAACATCGCGGTGCTGCTCGAGGCCGCTGTGCGCTCGACCATCCTGCAACTGCGCGGGATCGATTCAACGCAGGAATTCATCGACCGTCAGCAACGCCTGCTCGACGCCGACGGGGAAACCCTCTAAGCGGGAACGGCCGGCAAGACTCTTGCCGCAGTGCCGCATCGGCTGATACGCTCAAGGTCTTTGCGCCGCCCCGCGAAGGCCTCCCCGATGACTGCCGCAACACCGGATTACCTGGAAAAGATCCTCAATGCCCGCGTCTACGACGTGGCCGAGGAAACGCCGCTGGACCTCGCCACGAATCTCTCGGAGCGCGTGCACAACCGCGTCTTCCTGAAGCGTGAGGACATGCAACCGGTGTTCAGCTTCAAGCTGCGCGGCGCGTACAACAAGATGGCGCACCTGTCGCCGCAGGCCCTCAAGCGCGGCGTGATCTGCGCCTCGGCAGGCAACCACGCGCAGGGTGTCGCACTTTCGGCACAGCGCATGGGCGTGCGCGCGGTGATCGTGATGCCGACCTCGACGCCGCTGATCAAGGTCGAGGCGGTCAAGGCGCGCGGCGGCGAGGTGGTGCTGGCCGGCGACTCCTATTCCGACGCCTATGCCCACGCGGTCGAGCTCGAGAAGACCGAGAAACTGACCTTCGTCCATCCCTACGACGACCCGGACGTAATCGCCGGCCAGGGCACGATCGGCATGGAGATCCTGCGCGCGCACCCGGACCCGATCCACGCAGTGTTCTGCGCCGTCGGCGGCGGCGGCCTGATCGCCGGCGTGGCGGCTTATATCAAGCGCCTGCGCCCGGAAACGAAAATCATCGGCGTCGAGACCGTGGACGCCGATGCAATGACGCGCTCGCTCGCCGAAGGCCGGCGTGTCGTGCTCGACCAGGTCGGGCTGTTCGCCGACGGCACGGCGGTGAAGCAGGTCGGCGAGGAAACCTTCCGCCTGTGCCAGCAGTACGTCGACGAGATGGTCCTGGTCGACAACGACGCGATCTGCGCCGCGCTCAAGGACGTGTTCGAGGACACGCGCTCCATCCTCGAGCCATCGGGCGCGCTCGCCGTGGCCGGAGCGAAGGAATACGCAAAGCGCCACAACCTGCACGGCAAGAATCTCGTCGCGGTGGCATCCGGCGCGAACATGAACTTCGACCGCCTGCGCTTCGTCGCCGAGCGCGCCGAGGTCGGCGAGCAGCGCGAGGCGGTGTTCGCGGTAACGATCCCGGAGCGGCCGGGTTCCTTCCGCAAATTCTGCAGCCTGGTCGGCAACCGCCACATCACCGAGTTCAACTACCGCTACGCCGATCCGCAGCGCGCGCACATCTTCGTCGGCGTGGCGGTGCATAACCGCGCCGAGGCCACGCGCGTGGTCGAGATGCTGGAACGCCACGAACTACCGGCGGTGGACCTCACCGACGACGAGATGGCGAAGAGCCACATCCGCTACATGGTGGGCGGACACGCGCCGCATGTGAGCAACGAGCTGATCTACCGCTTCGAATTTCCCGAGCGCCCCGGCGCGCTGATGAACTTCCTCACCAGCCTGCATTCGGACTGGAACATCAGCCTGTTCCACTACCGCAACCACGGCTCAGACTTCGGCCGCGTGCTGGTCGGCATGCAGGTGCCGCCCGAGGACAAGGGCGCCTTCCAGGACTTTCTCGACCGACTCGGTTACGAATACGCGGACGAGTCGGCCAACCCCGCCTACCGCATGTTCCTCGGCTGAGCGGGAAACGCGCCCGCCTCGGTGACGATCCAGTCCATCGGGCGGTCGTGCGACTGCGGCCACACGTCGTCCACCCGCGCAAATTCGAAACCCAGCCCCACCGCGACCGGATCCATGACTGCCAGGGTGCGGTCGAAATAGCCACCACCGTAGCCGACGCGGTAGCCTGCGGCGTCGAAGGCATTGCACGGGACGAGAATCATGTCGGGAACGACCGGCTCGCCTTCGGCCGGATGCGGGATGCCGTGGCGGTCGAGTGGCATCTCCATGCCGGGAGTCCAGCGACGAAACTCCATCGGGCCGGCCTGGTGCGGCACCACGGGCAGCAGCGCGACGCGCGCGCTGTCCGCCGCCAGCCAGTGCGTGACCCAGACGCGCAGATCCGGCTCGCCACGGTAGGGCCAGCAGAAGCCCAGCGAGGTCGGGGCCTGGCGAGCGACGAGTTCGCCGAGGTGGGTTTCGAGATGGCGCATCAGCGCCGCGCGATGCGTCGCGGTGAGCGCCTGTCGCGCAGCGATGGTGCGGGCACGCAGGGCGCGGCGCTGTTCGGCCGGATCGGAGGCGGAGGCGGCAGGAGCAATATTCACTGTGGTATGGTCGGACTGATCGAAAGGGGATGGTAAGGGATGGCAAAGGGTTTGTGGGCGGCGCTGGCCTTCGTGCTGGCGGGCCTGACGCAGGGCGCCCACGGGCAGGACGGCGACGATCGCATTCTGGCGGCGCGCGAGGCGCTGCGCACCGGCGACCGTGCAACGCTGGAACGCCTCGCGGCCGAGCGCGAGCCGCACGTGCTCGATCTCTACGTACGCTACTGGCGCCTCACCAACATCCTGGCCCGCCCCGAGCCCCCGCCCGTCGAGGAACTGAACGAATTCCTGCTGCGCGAACCCGACAGCCTGCTCGCCGA
This genomic interval carries:
- the ptsN gene encoding PTS IIA-like nitrogen regulatory protein PtsN codes for the protein MSLIAELLPPSNVVIDLDASSKKRVFEQAGLLFENHQGIARSVVFDSLFSRERLGSTGLGQGIAIPHGRIKGLKEAAGAFLRLSAPVQFDAPDGRPVTMLFVLLVPEQANETHLQLLSELAQMFSDRDFREQLQNAPDVATIHTLFASWGPHAADQRRAAV
- the hprK gene encoding HPr(Ser) kinase/phosphatase encodes the protein MRQTSVARLYDLHRERLELTHVSGRLDRVISVNEERIWPADLVGHLNLIHPTRIQILGAAELSWAQRHSREKVAHHLTEIIGARPPAIIVADGCRIPDILNGICEHAEVALITTPQPSASVIDQLRLYMSRELAEKVSLHGVFMDVLGVGVFITGSSGAGKSELALELISRGHGLVADDIVEFSRIAPTVLEGRCPEMLKDFIEVRGLGILNIRTIFGETACRRKMRLRLIVHLERRLPGQSDPSRLPVQRETQDILGVQVIRTTLPVAAGRNIAVLLEAAVRSTILQLRGIDSTQEFIDRQQRLLDADGETL
- the ilvA gene encoding threonine ammonia-lyase, biosynthetic — its product is MTAATPDYLEKILNARVYDVAEETPLDLATNLSERVHNRVFLKREDMQPVFSFKLRGAYNKMAHLSPQALKRGVICASAGNHAQGVALSAQRMGVRAVIVMPTSTPLIKVEAVKARGGEVVLAGDSYSDAYAHAVELEKTEKLTFVHPYDDPDVIAGQGTIGMEILRAHPDPIHAVFCAVGGGGLIAGVAAYIKRLRPETKIIGVETVDADAMTRSLAEGRRVVLDQVGLFADGTAVKQVGEETFRLCQQYVDEMVLVDNDAICAALKDVFEDTRSILEPSGALAVAGAKEYAKRHNLHGKNLVAVASGANMNFDRLRFVAERAEVGEQREAVFAVTIPERPGSFRKFCSLVGNRHITEFNYRYADPQRAHIFVGVAVHNRAEATRVVEMLERHELPAVDLTDDEMAKSHIRYMVGGHAPHVSNELIYRFEFPERPGALMNFLTSLHSDWNISLFHYRNHGSDFGRVLVGMQVPPEDKGAFQDFLDRLGYEYADESANPAYRMFLG
- a CDS encoding 5-formyltetrahydrofolate cyclo-ligase, which encodes MAPAASASDPAEQRRALRARTIAARQALTATHRAALMRHLETHLGELVARQAPTSLGFCWPYRGEPDLRVWVTHWLAADSARVALLPVVPHQAGPMEFRRWTPGMEMPLDRHGIPHPAEGEPVVPDMILVPCNAFDAAGYRVGYGGGYFDRTLAVMDPVAVGLGFEFARVDDVWPQSHDRPMDWIVTEAGAFPAQPRNMR